Proteins co-encoded in one Plasmodium berghei ANKA genome assembly, chromosome: 11 genomic window:
- a CDS encoding DnaJ protein, putative, producing the protein MRQINWEMENSNALSNKMEEKREFSNLNESISEIDNNSISNLKLISPENKKYIISNYMDKIKYITSTNSKPNYYEILNVSIKSDYKTIRRSYLYLSKLLEVNKKLPSEYEECYCLIQKSYKILTDKFERFYYDALNNYIDEIQIEDQRKVLEKEADLIYANKIEELKDIYNKKLKEENLKNGLIIEKAIFGNLTLKKKCINNCLNIQPITEEHVKGPFLDYTIILQSKVENSSLLFNDDYSFAYFCDIPKPLIKIPSKKMKKKKKKEQSNYEANKSFADILEDTEMYLYIKYKFLNIYHELIVVDRSNFTIPQSSHRIFGNLILGPFSPVNVIKMKHISNSYTDRIFHFFAKNKLYITLFTTIMLCVQSMKSMCA; encoded by the coding sequence ATGAGACAAATAAACTGGGAAATGGAAAATTCAAATGCActttcaaataaaatggaggaaaaaagggaattttcaaatttaaatgaaagtATTTCAGAAATAGACAACAATTCAAtttcaaatttaaaattaataagtcctgaaaataaaaaatatattataagcaattatatggataaaataaaatatattacatcAACTAATAGCAAaccaaattattatgaaatCCTTAATGTTAGTATAAAAAGTGATTATAAAACTATCAGAAGAAGCtacttatatttatcaaaacTTTTAGAAGTCAATAAAAAACTACCTAGTGAATATGAAGAATGTTATTGCTTAATACAAAAATcgtataaaattttaacaGATAAATTTGAAAGGTTTTACTATGATgctttaaataattatattgatGAAATACAGATAGAAGATCAAAGAAAAGTTCTTGAAAAAGAAGCAGATTTAATTTATgctaataaaattgaagaaTTAAAGGACATAtacaacaaaaaattaaaagaagaaaatttaaaaaacggattaataatagaaaaagcTATATTTGGAAATTtaactttaaaaaaaaaatgcataaataATTGTTTAAATATACAACCAATAACTGAAGAGCATGTAAAAGGCCCATTTTTAGATtatacaattattttacaaTCGAAAGTTGAAAATAGCTCATTACTATTTAATGATGATTATTCATTCGCATATTTTTGTGATATTCCCAAACctttgataaaaattccaagtaaaaaaatgaaaaaaaaaaagaaaaaagaacaAAGTAATTATGAAGCTAATAAATCTTTTGCGGATATATTAGAAGATACAgaaatgtatttatatataaaatataaatttttaaatatatatcatgaATTAATAGTTGTTGATAGATCAAATTTTACAATACCTCAAAGTTCTCACCGAATTTTTGGTAATCTTATATTAGGTCCATTTTCACCTGttaatgttataaaaatgaagcATATATCTAATTCCTATACTGATcgtatttttcatttttttgcaaagaataagttatatataactttatTTACGACGATTATGTTATGCGTTCAGTCAATGAAATCAATGTGTGCATAA
- a CDS encoding merozoite surface protein 10, putative: protein MILAKRNKLFTLSFLLLVYANNVAISSVNDKNNNITITSPSQENNEENVIEEIENDDINMNDHINMKDEDEEINNIKETYFIRKENYNNTTQNEISPSQNKTIEDLKEKQNSDNVKIDAFNFIDSEKETIKNFHENIENNKTDINNEDDSFLGKLIRIIPNLANFGKIKNSSYDHPIDQNDDISDFNKTVEGEDDDSVQVNIDSEQKKSDNGNTDEKNEISTEPSNDTNALTEQKNNNNDVKNEEDISVNNYITTLSLKSNETPNTTIENNPEKKNENTEDIIDHADIMRITLLKENKNLKETTKMLDEAVYNIERFVLKCKFYITAITNFIKFKTNHICEYSKCGDNARCYIVEKDRQECRCLANYVRDTSVEYFKCIPMTIKDCANNNGNCDKNAECSIKNDKIICHCSYDYFGDGTFCVPNSHYNNLLHISLIIIGCIVQKFIF, encoded by the coding sequence ATGATACTTGCAAAAAggaataaattatttaccttatcatttttattgctAGTATATGCAAATAATGTCGCCATTTCAAGTGttaatgataaaaacaACAATATAACTATCACCTCTCCAAGCcaagaaaataatgagGAAAATGTTATAGAGGAAATcgaaaatgatgatattaatatgaatgatcatattaatatgaaagATGAAGacgaagaaataaataatattaaagagacatattttataagaaaagaaaactataataatacaacacaaaatgaaatttctccatcacaaaataaaacaattgaagatttaaaagaaaaacaaaattctgacaatgtaaaaattgatgcatttaattttatagatAGCGAAAAAGAAAccattaaaaattttcatgaaaatatagaaaataacaaaacGGATATAAATAACGAAGATGATTCTTTTCTAGGAAAATTAATTCGTATAATTCCAAATTTAGCAAATTTtggtaaaataaaaaattcaagTTATGATCACCCCATAGATcaaaatgatgatatttcagattttaataaaaccGTAGAAGGAGAAGATGATGATAGTGTGCAGGTAAATATAGATAgtgaacaaaaaaaaagcgaCAATGGGAATAcggatgaaaaaaatgaaatatcgACGGAACCAAGTAATGATACTAATGCACTAActgaacaaaaaaataataataatgatgtaaaaaatgaagaagatatttctgttaataattatataactACTCTAAGTTTAAAAAGTAATGAAACCCCGAATACTactattgaaaataatccagaaaaaaaaaatgaaaatacaGAAGATATAATAGATCATGCCGATATAATGCGTATAACATtgttaaaagaaaataaaaatcttAAAGAAACAACTAAGATGCTAGATGAAGCTGTATATAACATTGAACGGtttgttttaaaatgtaaattttatataactGCTATtactaattttataaaatttaaaactAATCATATATGTGAATATTCTAAATGTGGTGATAATGCACGATGTTATATTGTTGAAAAAGATAGGCAAGAATGTCGATGTCTAGCTAATTATGTACGAGATACTAGTGTAGAGTATTTTAAATGTATTCCTATGACTATTAAAGATTGTgctaataataatggaaatTGTGATAAAAATGCCGAATGCtcaattaaaaatgataaaattatatgtcATTGTTCATATGATTATTTTGGAGATGGCACTTTTTGCGTTCCGAATTCACATtacaataatttattacatatatcCCTTATTATAATTGGTTGTATTGttcaaaaatttattttttaa
- a CDS encoding ookinete surface-associated protein 8: MIKLCTFLSLFLIFFFLNLNAINGSGNTGEVVQGTISVDSISKGMDSDESMLYEKNEYDNYQIPNICFDNTGIHQPRFIEDNKEYLYNKIGEISNSFSTNLNNYTTFMHELYGLYNDHIDVSMDNFRYGYIFMQVNFSKHKNKDSTAKLVVNLYGSVNKTHSAGIELAQGSFEVYLNQCDLAQNKINATITDSIFVMHDNTPAKEDHVTSTHDNTNLKNEDSLNKLNDLTKIHSSLMENNIDNTEHFITVDKISECIFQVNKLEDFLNNCMTLTNNNGPNSNENDDALKKHKSQMQKKIYRETLFSNFKESIVNKDMEGCKKNYTLLMSNSIASKLMSVFVFIAVIIYIL, from the coding sequence atgataaaattatgtacTTTCCTATCGTTGTtccttatatttttttttttgaatttgaATGCGATAAATGGTTCTGGTAATACAGGTGAAGTAGTACAAGGCACAATAAGTGTAGACAGTATTTCAAAAGGAATGGATTCTGATGAAAGTATGTTGTATgagaaaaatgaatatgatAATTACCAGATTCCAAACATATGTTTCGATAATACGGGAATCCATCAACCACGATTTATAGAAGATAACaaagaatatttatataacaaaattgGAGAGATTAGTAATTCATTTTCTACTAATTTGAACAATTATACAACATTTATGCATGAATTATATGGTTTATATAATGATCATATTGATGTAAGTATGGATAACTTTAGATAtggttatatatttatgcaggtaaatttttcaaaacataaaaataaggaTAGTACTGCTAAATTAGTTGTTAATTTATATGGAAGTGTAAATAAAACACATTCAGCTGGGATTGAATTAGCACAAGGGTCGTTTGAAGTCTATCTGAATCAATGCGATTTGgctcaaaataaaattaatgcTACTATTACTGACTCGATTTTCGTTATGCACGATAATACCCCAGCTAAAGAAGATCATGTTACATCTACACATGATAATACTAATTTAAAGAACGAAGATAGtcttaataaattaaacgATTTGACTAAAATACATTCATCACTTATGGAAAATAACATTGATAATACAGAACATTTTATTACAGTAGATAAAATAAGCGAATGTATATTCCAGGTTAATAAATTAGAAGATTTCTTGAATAACTGTATGACActtacaaataataatggcCCCAATAGTAATGAGAATGATGatgcattaaaaaaacacaaaagtcaaatgcaaaaaaaaatatatcgcGAAACCTTATTTAGTAATTTTAAGGAAAGTATAGTTAACAAAGATATGGAAGgatgcaaaaaaaattacacaTTGCTAATGTCTAATAGCATAGCCTCTAAATTAATGTCtgtttttgtatttatagcagttatcatttatattttgtaa
- a CDS encoding ATP synthase-associated protein, putative, giving the protein MLNLIPKRIPSTSLLYGKRPIQRIQVGKDKHVLELCLSDINSIYNDIDTSTELQNKDYNPLKYSKYIKYKMSALYLIETYKNEENKKTALTNVKWYSKIRDYFFINFSKNQVELKEKIAPNFFYPIEK; this is encoded by the exons atgttaaATCTTATTCCCAAAAGAATCCCATCAACCTCTTTGCTTTATGGGAAAAGACCAATCCAAAGGATCCAAGTTG GGAAAGATAAACATGTTTTGGAATTATGTTTAAGCGATATAAACTCGATTTATAATGATATTGACACAAGTACCGAATTACAAAATAAGGATTATAATCCATTAAAAtatagtaaatatataaaatacaaaatgtCTGCTTTATATCTAATTGaaacttataaaaatgaagagAACAAGAAAACAGCATTAACAAATGTTAAATGGTATTCTAAAATTCgggattatttttttataaatttcaGCAAAAATCAAGttgaattaaaagaaaagatTGCCCCAAATTTTTTCTACCCAATTGAAAAGTGA
- a CDS encoding splicing factor 3A subunit 2, putative, with the protein MDFQNRVGHKTGSGMPLTREDINQERKERLKQLALENIDITKDPYILKNNVGMFECKLCLTLHNNESSYLCHTQGKKHQINLAQRLLKEKNEIMTNKSSKPPSEQKKVVKIGKPGYDVTKVRNKKNQLGILFELSFPNIKDNTKPKFRFMSSFEQKIEPADKKYQYLLFAAEPYETIAFKIPNLDIDENDDFYYKWFEKKKIFVMQIHFQKHPGHFPIRNNPNILPAHMQW; encoded by the coding sequence atggatttTCAAAATCGAGTGGGGCATAAAACAGGTAGTGGCATGCCACTAACCAGGGAAGATATAAATCAAGAAAGAAAAGAGAGATTAAAACAATTGGCtttagaaaatattgatataaCTAAAGATCCttatatattgaaaaataatgttgGCATGTTTGAATGTAAATTATGCTTAACCTTGCATAATAACGAAAGCTCGTATTTATGCCATACACAAGGAAAAAAACATCAAATTAATTTAGCACAAAGATtgttaaaagaaaaaaatgaaataatgaCTAATAAATCAAGCAAACCACCATctgaacaaaaaaaagttgTAAAAATTGGAAAACCTGGATATGATGTTACAAAAGttcgaaataaaaaaaatcaacttggaatattatttgaattatcttttccaaatataaaagacaATACTAAACCAAAATTCCGATTTATGTCTTCTTTTgaacaaaaaattgaaccagctgataaaaaatatcaatatCTATTATTTGCTGCAGAACCTTATGAAACCATTGCTTTTAAAATACCAAATCTTGATATAGATGAAAATGACGATTTCTACTATAAATggtttgaaaaaaaaaaaatttttgttATGCAAATCCATTTTCAAAAACATCCTGGACATTTTCCTATTCGAAATAATCCTAATATTTTACCAGCTCACATGCAATGGTAA
- a CDS encoding cleavage stimulation factor subunit 1, putative, which produces MKGFLVKNFLSSNNTNNKNGSDDNEKNQNNEQDEIDKNENEENTGEEKKNDVQASQSNNENNKSNEINDEEKKLTYEKHSNDNYDPPMNEQNYITTNASDGKFENDNINSGNNELGNNEYKKKDNAFSSIDKMTFYECVLKQLADDSLFDSYNTLKREINLEENVNSENNFLFNLYQKRLYNYPSNVVDSEETKINKLAEYNSLNKKKSHIYNNNNLILNYENNSNKIRQIYSYEINNRIELIHKSKCICCANNSSRNILCSASSDSTIKMIKINDLKKKKIFLIDNKHTKKINSLKFHPTKNILFSASDDCKIQIIDINKALKKKKKLYYHQYKHMRDRNKRNDEETNIIIQDKNPFISMYVHPCGDFLYACNKNENIIKLYDLQTLNCFMTTNKSMYHNSTINHINGTSDGHIYGSASVDGNIKIWDGLNSSLIHTQYNAHNGYSIQSIEFNKSNSYILTSGLDGQTKIFDMRNFKTLYTFGNGLSCISNKSIFMNNENFIANIVQANDIFDSKFYIYNSYFGNIEHNIQNIHNDKITDIINARDGLDVHTASYDGFCKTIKINQMYSHDN; this is translated from the coding sequence atgaaAGGATTTTTAGTGAAGAATTTTCTTTCatcaaataatacaaataataaaaatgggagtgatgataatgaaaaaaatcaGAATAATGAACAGGATGAGATAGATAAAAATGagaatgaagaaaatactggagaagaaaaaaaaaacgatgTTCAAGCTAGCCAAagtaataatgaaaataataaatcaaacgaaataaatgacgaggaaaaaaaattaacatatGAAAAACACAGCAATGATAATTATGATCCCCCAATGaatgaacaaaattatattacaaCTAATGCCTCTGATGGGaaatttgaaaatgataatattaacaGCGGTAATAATGAACTTGGAAATAACgagtataaaaaaaaggataaTGCATTTTCAAGTATTGATAAAATGACATTTTATGAATGTGTACTAAAGCAACTAGCTGATGATAGCTTATTTGATTCATATAATACTTTAAAAAGagaaataaatttagaagaaaatgtaaatagtgaaaataatttcctttttaatttgtatcAAAAGAGgttatataattatccTTCTAATGTAGTTGATAGTGaagaaacaaaaataaataagttaGCAGAATATAattctttaaataaaaaaaaatcacatatatataataataataatttaatattaaactatgaaaataatagcaACAAAATACGACAAATATACTCTTACGAAATTAATAATCGTATAGAATTAATTCATAAAAGTAAATGCATATGTTGTGCTAACAACTCATCAAGAAATATTCTTTGTTCCGCTAGCTCGGATAGTAccataaaaatgataaaaataaatgatttaaaaaaaaaaaaaatatttcttatagataataaacacacaaaaaaaataaatagccTAAAATTTCATccaacaaaaaatattttattttctgcTAGCGATGATTGTAAAATACAGAttattgatataaataaagctttaaaaaaaaaaaaaaaattgtattatcatcaatataaacatatgaGAGAcagaaataaaagaaatgatGAAGAgacaaatattataattcaGGATAAAAACCCATTTATATCAATGTATGTACACCCATGTGGTGATTTCTTATATGcatgtaataaaaatgaaaatataataaaattatatgacCTTCAAACcttaaattgttttatgACAACTAATAAAAGTATGTATCATAATTCGACTATTAATCATATTAATGGAACGTCTGATGGGCATATATATGGCTCTGCTTCTGTTGatggaaatataaaaatatgggATGGACTTAATTCGAGTTTAATACATACTCAATATAATGCACACAATGGATATTCAATCCAATCAAttgaatttaataaatcgaattcttatatattaacatcCGGTTTAGATGGtcaaacaaaaatatttgatatgagaaattttaaaactttGTACACATTTGGAAATGGACTATCCTGCatatcaaataaaagtatttttatgaataatgaaaattttatagcTAATATTGTTCAAGCTaatgatatttttgattcaaaattttatatatataattcttaTTTTGGCAACATAGAAcataatatacaaaatatacataatgataaaattacTGATATTATAAATGCAAGGGATGGATTAGATGTTCATACAGCTAGCTACGATGGATTTTGtaaaacaattaaaataaatcaaatgTATTCCCAtgataattaa